The sequence below is a genomic window from Candidatus Binataceae bacterium.
GTTGCGACGGCGAGCCAATTCCAGCAGGCGCCTTTCCGCGCTAGTCGCTGGAATCTGTGGTAGGCGCGCCGACGTTCACGCAGCGCGAAGCCCACAGTGGAACTACCAGCACCATCGAGTCGTCTCTGATGAACTGGTCGGCGTTCGCGTTATCCTCGACCAGGGCGCGCGCCGCACGGGCCCGAAACGATTCGCATTGCGATTTGTTTCGGAACATCGGCGAGTGACTGCTCCATTTCATCATGGGAGCGGTCGGATCGAATTTGCCAAGGGATTCTGGCGCGGGTGCGATCATCATGAACCACCCCGCGAGGGCGAGCATCGCCCACATATGTGCTCTCATACAACTCCATTTCCGTCCGGGATGTCGCGGCTGCTTGCGGCAGTCCGCTCATCCCTTGGCGGCGTCGTGCCGCACTCCACCGCTATTCAGCCTTGATGCGAAAAACGAGGCAAGATGGGTGACCAGCGTTTCTGCGTTGCGACCGGGCAAGTCCGGAAGCTCCATAATCGAAGCGCGTGACAAGCGCGCGAGCTTCGCATGAGCTCTGGGAGTCTGGGCTGCCCGCGCCAGTTCTGCGCGCGCGGCTTCTGTCAGTTGTTCGAGATGACGGAGCCCGTGGGTCGCCTCGGCCCGGCGTGCGAACTGCATGACGTCGCCCGCGCTGAAGTCAGTAGTTGCCGCTCGGTTCAGAAAAATCGCCGCCGGCGGAAAATCCATCGCCGCCAGCGCCTTCTGCGTCTCCAGCAGCTCCGAGACTGCCAGCGTTTCTGGAGTGGTCACTTCTACGATCGCGCAGAGCTTTCGATCGTGGAGCGTACGTTCAATATTTTCGGCTTCCTGTCCGACGACGCTGGCGCCGAAGGTTGCACGCGCCGCGGTCGGCATCTTGAGCAAGCTAAGCGCCTGTCCGCTCGCGGGCGCGTCAACGACTACCAGGTCCCACCGCGCGCGGTGATCTTTGGGTGAGAGCTCGTAGCAGACCTTCCCCAGCATCATCAGTTCACGCAGCCCCGGCGCGGCCTGCACGAAGAATTGATAAAGGCGGCTCGCAAACACCGCTTTGAGCACCGCGCGCGCGGGCAGGACCAACGCCAGGTACTCGTCGAGGGCATGACCACCTTCGAGGACCATCGTCGAGAATCCTGCGCGCACCGGGACGGGCTTAAACGAGCGCTCCACGCCCAGCGTCCCGGCAACCGGTGCGCGCGAATCCGTTTCCATCAGCAGCGTCCGGATTCCCTGGCGCGCGGCGCACGTCGCCAGTGCGGCACTGGTGGTGGACTTTCCGACACCGCCCTTGCCGAGCACGACGATCAACCGCCGCTCGAAAAGTTGGGTGAGCATCGCAGCGTCAGGTGCCGAAAGCGGTGGGCGCGGCCGGCGGTTCGCTTACCAGCGCAGGAGATTTGCGCCCCAGGTCAGGCCGCCGCCGCACGCGTTCAGCATCACCAGATCGCCATCGTGGACCCGGCCCTGCTCGATCGCTTCATCGAGCGCGATCGGGACCGAAGCGGCCGAGGTGTTACCGTAACGGTCCACGTTGATGAAGACTTTCTCGACTGCCACTCCGAGGCGCTCGGCGACTGCATTGATGATTCGGCGATTGGCCTGATGACCCACGACCAGGTTGACGTCATCGAGCTCGATGCCGGCGCGGTCCGCCACCTGGCGGCAAACTTCTTCCATGCTCTTCACGGCGATCTTGAAAAGCTCGGGCCCCTTCATCTTGATCGCATCCTCTGACTCGCGCCGGACTTCGGAGTCCAGCGGGCCGCGCACGCCAGTGGCGCGGCACGAGAGCAGCTCCCAGTGTTTCCCCGACGATCTGAGCAGGCTTGCGAGCACGCCGCGATTGCCCGGCTCCGAGACCAGCACCGCGGCCCCGGCTCCGTCGCCAAACAACACGGCAGTGCGGCGATCGGTCCAATCAACGAAGGTCGACAACGCATCGGTGCCGACCACCAGCACGCGTCGGAAATCGCCCGCCCGCATGGAAGTATCCGCCACGCTCAGCGCGTACACGAAGCCCGAGCATGCCGCGGCTACGTCGAATGCGGGGATCGAATCGACTCCCAGCCGGGTCTGAATCTGGCAGGCAAAGGAAGGAAACGCGTACTCGGAAGAGACCGTGCCCACGATGATAGCGTCGAGGTCGCTGGCCTTGATTCCGGCGCGATCGATCGCCGTGCGGCTGGCGGTGGTGGCGATCTCCGCGAGCGATTCGCCGGACCGCAGCGTATAGCGGGTACCAATTCCGGTCCGCGACTTTATCCACTCATCGGAGGTGTCCATGAACCGCTGGAGCTCCTGGTTGGAGACCGCAGTGCGGGGCAGGGCACGGCCGGTTGCAACAATTCTGGAACCCATCGAAACGCCCTGTTCACGCAGCTCGGAAGGCCAGCGTGGTGTTGGTGCCGCCGAACCCAAATGAGTTATTGAGCGCGATGCGAATCTTGGCGGGCCGCGCCCGGTTGGGAACGTAGTCGAGATCGCACTCCGGATCGGGATGTTCCTGGTTGATGGTGGGTGGAATGATTCCGCGTTCGATCGCCAATACCGTGAACACCGACTCGATGGCGCCAGCGGCGCCCAGCGTATGTCCGGTCATCGACTTGGTCGAACTGACCGCGATCTTGGCCGCGCGCTCGCCGAACACGCGTTTGATGCCCTGGGTTTCTGCGACGTCACCCTGCGCAGTCGAGGTGCCGTGCGCGTTGATGTAGTCGACCTCGTTAGGATCGAGATCGTTCCCTTCCAGGCACATGCCCATGCATTTCGCGATGACGCGCCCCTCGGGCGCCGGTGCGGTAATGTGATGCGCGTCGGAGTTGGTCCCGTAGCCGCAGACTTCCCCGAGGATTTTAGCGCCGCGGGCGATAGCGGCTTCGCGCTCCTCGATCACCATCGCCGCGCCCCCTTCGGCCATCAGGAAACCATCGCGATCCTTGTCGAACGGTCGGCTCGCGCGCTCCGGCTCCTCATTGCGCGTGGAGAGCGCGCGCATTGCGATGAAGCCGCCTACCCCCAGCGCGGTGACCGCGGCCTCGGTCCCGCCGACTATTCCGGCGTCAAGGATGCCGAGCTTGATCATCCGGTAGGTCTCCCCAATCGCGTGACTGCCAGATGCGCACGCGCTGGTGGTGGCGAAGGTGGGTCCGCGCGCACCATAGCGGATCGAAATGTGCCCCGGTCCGAGATTGGAAATCAGTTTGGGAATAAAGAACGGGCTCATGTGCTTGATCCCGGACCTGAGAACTTCCTTGTGCGTCTCTTCTACCGTGGTCAGGCCGCCAATCCCCACCCCGACCAGCACGCCGAAGGAGTCGGCGTTCTCCTCGGTGACCTGGTAGCCCGACTGTTCCATGGCCTGCGCGGCTGCGGCGTAGACGTACTGGATGAACGGGTCCATCTTCTTGATGTCGCGCTTCTCGATCCAGTCCTCCGGCTTGAAGTCCTTCACTTCCGCGGCGATTCGGACCGGAAACTGAGATGCATCGAATTTGGTGATAGGGCCTGCGGCCGACCGTCCCGCGACGAGCGCCTCCCAATTCTTTTCAATTCCGGTCCCGAGCGGTGTCACCAGGCCAAGCCCGGTCACGACCACGCGGCGATCCAACATTCTTCTCATCGAAGCCCTCGTCTCCCCGCTGGGAGTTAGCCTCAATCATCCAACAAATCACGATCAGGGAAAAGTACGTGCGCCCAAATTGCTCACCTGTGGAAAACCCGCTTGAAAGCAAGCGCACTCTTTTGAAACAATCTCGTTGTGCCCGCGAGTGTTCCTCAAGCAGATCCCTTTCTGAAGCTGGCCGAAAATCTGGGCGAACTTGAAGTAGTAATCGGCCCCAAGGCCCGCCCGGTGGTGGCGGAGGTGAGAGCGGGACTGCGCGACGCGATGGCATGCCGGGAACGGGGCGATCTGCCCGGCGCGCTCGCCACAATCGAGCGAGCGATGGAACGGCTCGCCGCGCTCGCCACCCAGTTGGATCCCGCGGAGGGTGCCATGATGCGCACCTTGGCGCAGCATTTCAGCCGGGCACTCGGCGCGGGCCTCAAGAGTGAAGCAAAAGTTGCCGTCAACGCGATGAAGAGCAAAGCCGGCGATCCCCAGGGCGGCGACGACGGCAACCAATGGTAGTACCTCGGGACGTTGGCACGCGTCTGGCGTCTCAAAACGGTAGCACCCGGTTTAGGCGGTTAGATAGTTTGTTGGGGAGACCAGCGTGGCCACCGCAGCGGAAGTGAAGATCGAGCGCTCGAAGCTCGACCAGTTGTGCATCAATTCGATACGCATGCTTGCCGCGGATGCCGTGCAGAAGGCCAACAGCGGACATCCCGGCTTGCCTATGGGCATGGCGGCGGTGGTGGGGATGACCACGTTCGGTACTTCAGCGCCATACCAGGATGCGATGCGGAATTTCGGTTTTATCGTGGAAAACGTGGTGGAGCGCGCGCTGAAGTTGATCGGCTGGGCCGGGTGAGGAAATTCTTACTCTATGGGCGAACCGAAAATAACCATCCTCGACGATCCGCAGTCGGTCTATGTCCACGCCGCGGAGGAGATCACGCACTTCTCCGGCGAGGACATCTGCACGCACGCTCAATTCACGATCGCGCTGTCCGGCGGCTCCACTCCCGCGGCGATCTATGACCTGCTGGCAACGCGGTTCAGGTTGAGTGTCGACTGGAAGGAAGTTCAGTTCTGGTGGGGCGACGAGCGTTGCGTTCCCCCGAACGACCAGCAGTCAAACTACGCGATGGCGGATCGAACCCTCCTAAGCCATCTGGAGTTGCAGCCGGAGCAGGTCCATCGGATACGCGGCGAGCTGACGCCCGCGGAAGCAGCGCAGGCCTACGAGCAGGAATTGAGAAGCGCGTTTTCGTTGGCAGACGGAGAATTTCCGCGTTTCGGTCTAGTGATGCTCGGGCTAGGCGGCAACCGCCACACGCTGTCGCTTTTTCCCGGCCACAAAGCAGCCATCCAGGAGACACGAAGGCTGGTGGTGGCCGACGAGGTCGAGGCGACGCCCCGTCCGCGGGTTACTTTCACGCCCCCGGTTGCCAACCATGCGCAGCGCGCGATGTTCGTCGCAACCGGAAAGGAAAAAGCCGAAGCGGTGCGCGATGTGATTGTGGGCCCGCACGACCCGCTGAAATTTCCGGCCCAAATAATCGAGCCGTCGGATGGCGAGCTAATCTGGCTGCTGGATAAAGCCGCGGCCAGCTTGCTGCCGAAAGGCTGAAGCAAGGCCCTGTTTGGTTCGTTTCCAGGTCAGATGCCGCGTTTCATCGTAAGACATATTACCGCCATCCTAATCACGCTGGTGGTCGCGTGGTGGGCAATCTTCTACCTGCCTCAGAGTCCAACCTGGGCCGTTTTGTGGCTCAGGAATGCGGTGCAAAATCGCGATGGAGACGCCGCGGTCCAATACATCGATTTCCAGAGCGTGGTACAGCACGCCGCCAAGGAGGTGGTCGCTCAGAACGCGGGGAACAATCCTCTGGGCTCGTTCGTCGGACAGGCTGCAGTGCAGCTGCTGGCAGGACCGCTCTCCCAGGTCGCCGAATCCTGGGCAAAACAGAAAGTCAACGACGGCGATCCCAATCTGCAAATTCCCGCTGCCGCCGTCGCCGGGTCCCTTGTAGCGCTCCATCGCCAGGGCGATTCGGCATGGACCAAGTTCACCGATCGCAAGGGCCAGACCTGGGAAATTCACCTGCTGCGGGAAAATGGCCGCTGGCAAATCACCGAAGTCAAAGACGCGAAAGTGCTGCTCCAGAAGCTGCAAGAGCACGAAGCCAAGCAGCTGAACCCGGGGCCGTGAATGCCCCGGGAAAGGGTTACCCGTGGATGAATCGCTAGTTCAGCCGCCTGCGTTTACAGTGTTTCCGGCTCTCGGTACACTGGAGAATTAACGCGGGCGAACCGGCCGCTCGGCTCGCTCGTGTTTTACTGTTTGCCTCTCAATATGCGCCGCCAGGACATCCGCAATTTGGCGATCGTTGCCCACGTCGACCACGGCAAGACCACCCTGGTCGACGCGATGCTTCAACAGTCGGGAGTATTTCGCGCCAACGAGAACGTGCAGGAACGGGTGATGGATTCGTTTGCGCTCGAACGCGAGCGTGGCATCACCATCATGGCGAAAAACACTTCGATCACCTGGGGTGAAACGCGAATCAACATCGTCGACACTCCCGGGCATTCCGATTTTGGCGGTGAAGTGGAGCGCACCATCTCGATGGTCGACGGCATTCTTCTGCTGGTCGACGCTTGCGAGGGCCCGCTGCCGCAAACCCGCTTCGTGCTGAAAAAGGCGCTCGAGGCAGGACTGCCCGCGATCGTCTGCATCAACAAGATCGACCGGTCCGACGCGCGCACGCCGGAGGTGTTGGATGAGATCTACGACCTGTTCATCGACCTCGAAGCGCGCGAAGACCAGCTCGATTTCCCGGTCTTCTATACCAACGCCCGGGCCGGGACGGCGACCGCGAAGCGCGACGTCTCGGGCACCGATCTCGCGCCGCTCTTCGATGCGATTGTGGCGCATCTACCCGGTCCGGAGGTGCAGACCGGTGGGGTCGTGCAGTTTCAAGCCAACAACCTCGACTACGATGACTACGTCGGACGATTGGCAATCGGACGACTGATCGGTGGTTCTCTCGTCGCGGGCGGCACCTATTCCCTGTGCCGTCTCGATGACTCGCGCGTGACCGTGAAGGTAAGCCGGTTGTATTGCTGGCGCGGGCTCAAGCGTATAGAGGTGCCGCGCTCGGACGCAGGCGATATCGTCATCGTAGCCGGGGTGGAGGACATGGCGATCGGTGAGACGATATCGGATTTAGAAAACCCGCAGCCGCTGCCGCGGATTCGCATCGATGAGCCGACCGTCGCGATAACGTTTTCGGTAAACAACTCGCCATGGGCGGGACGCGAGGGCGACTACGTCACCTCCCGCAAGCTAGGCGAACGCCTCGAGCTCGAGGCGCGTCGCAACGTCAGTGTCAAAATTGATCAATTGACTCCGGACTCCTGGCGCATGCTGGGTCGCGGCGAATTGCAGCTCGCGGTAATCGTGGAAACCATGCGCCGCGAGGGTTACGAGTTGCAGGTATCTCGCCCCACCGTGGTCACCCGGGAAGTCGGCGGCGAGAAGCATGAACCGATGGAGCTGCTGGTTGTGGATATCCCCGAAGAGCACATCGGGACTGTCACCCAAATGCTCTCCACGCGCAAAGCCAAAATGCGCACCATGGTGACCCACGCAGGGGGTCGTGCGCGGCTTGAGTATGATATTCCGGCGCGCGGCCTGATCGGGTTTCGCGGCCGCTTCTTGGAGAGCACACGTGGTAGCGGCGTGATGCATTCGATCTTTAACGGCTACGGCCCGTGGTGCGGAACCATCATGTCGCGCGCGAACGGTGCGATGGTCTCCGATCGAGAGGGAGTTGCGACCCCATACGCCATCTTCCATCTGCAAGAACGAGGCCGCTTCTTTGTCGCGCCCGGCCAGCCAGTCTACGAAGGCATGATTGTCGGCGAATACTCGCGAGAGATAAATCTGCCGGTCAACGTCTGCCGGGAAAAGAAACTCAGCAACATGCGGGCCGTAGGCCACGACGAGGCTGTTCGCGTCAGCCCCCCTCGCGTCATGAGCCTAGATCTGGCTTTGGAATGGATCGACGAGGAGGAGTTAGTCGAGGTCACGCCCAAGTCGGTCCGTATGAGGAACCGGGTGCTTAAGACCGCCCTACGCAACAAACATCGCGTGGGCTTTGCTGAGTCAGCGGCCGTGGAAATGGCCGAGAGTAACTCCTGACCTCAGGCCTGGCCTGCGCCTGCGCGAACCTGCGCGGTCAGAAAATGAAAATCCTGCGGCTCGCCGCCATCCTCCTGCTGGTTTTGGTCACGCTGCTAAGCGGCGCGGTGCTCGCGTTGCTCGCCAATAAGGACCGGCTCATCCAGGCAGTCCTGCGGGGCGTTGAGGAGCGTACCGGCTACCGAATCACGACGGGCCCCACGCATATCCGGGTAAGCGGCCATCTGATTCTCGAATTCGACCATCCCCAGATCTCCCGCGAAGGGCGCAAAATTCTGAAGATCGACACGCTGCGGGCCGTGCTCAGTTATCATTCGATACTGTTTTCCCGGGGTATGCCGCTCTACTCGCTGGTGCTGGTACGGCCCGAGATTCAACTGCCCCAAGGGGTCGCGTCCGCGGTGACTATACCGCTGCCGCGCATTGGCACCGAATTTGCCGAGACCATCATCAAGCTCTTGGACAGCTTGGAGCGCGCTGCATGGAAGATCGAAACCGTTGACGCCAGGATTTACGCCAGCGACGGCAAGGTCGTGTTTGACGAGCTCGGAATTCTCGCTTTTCGCAGGCATCGAGAGCCACATTTGTGGCGCGCGGAATTCGGGGTTCGCTTCATGCAGCCTCCATTTGAAGGATTTCGTTCTAACGGCCGCATCAGATTCGCGGCGCGCCCCAGCTCACAGGACGATCAGATTGCCCGCGTTTACTTCTACTTCTGGAACGATCGAACGACCGAGCTCGCGCTCAGCACCGCCCGGCTCCAGGGACGGGTTTCTGGGCGAGCTACCCTCGCCCTTGCGCACGACGGCACCGCGACCGGTTCGGTGAACCTCGCCCTGGCCGGCATGCTGCTAAAGGCCGAAGATTCATCTGCCACCGAGAAGCTCGGCGACTACACCTTCCAGGTCAAGTATTCCGAATCTGCGCA
It includes:
- the pgl gene encoding 6-phosphogluconolactonase, with product MGEPKITILDDPQSVYVHAAEEITHFSGEDICTHAQFTIALSGGSTPAAIYDLLATRFRLSVDWKEVQFWWGDERCVPPNDQQSNYAMADRTLLSHLELQPEQVHRIRGELTPAEAAQAYEQELRSAFSLADGEFPRFGLVMLGLGGNRHTLSLFPGHKAAIQETRRLVVADEVEATPRPRVTFTPPVANHAQRAMFVATGKEKAEAVRDVIVGPHDPLKFPAQIIEPSDGELIWLLDKAAASLLPKG
- the fabF gene encoding beta-ketoacyl-ACP synthase II; translated protein: MRRMLDRRVVVTGLGLVTPLGTGIEKNWEALVAGRSAAGPITKFDASQFPVRIAAEVKDFKPEDWIEKRDIKKMDPFIQYVYAAAAQAMEQSGYQVTEENADSFGVLVGVGIGGLTTVEETHKEVLRSGIKHMSPFFIPKLISNLGPGHISIRYGARGPTFATTSACASGSHAIGETYRMIKLGILDAGIVGGTEAAVTALGVGGFIAMRALSTRNEEPERASRPFDKDRDGFLMAEGGAAMVIEEREAAIARGAKILGEVCGYGTNSDAHHITAPAPEGRVIAKCMGMCLEGNDLDPNEVDYINAHGTSTAQGDVAETQGIKRVFGERAAKIAVSSTKSMTGHTLGAAGAIESVFTVLAIERGIIPPTINQEHPDPECDLDYVPNRARPAKIRIALNNSFGFGGTNTTLAFRAA
- a CDS encoding beta-ketoacyl-ACP synthase III, with translation MGSRIVATGRALPRTAVSNQELQRFMDTSDEWIKSRTGIGTRYTLRSGESLAEIATTASRTAIDRAGIKASDLDAIIVGTVSSEYAFPSFACQIQTRLGVDSIPAFDVAAACSGFVYALSVADTSMRAGDFRRVLVVGTDALSTFVDWTDRRTAVLFGDGAGAAVLVSEPGNRGVLASLLRSSGKHWELLSCRATGVRGPLDSEVRRESEDAIKMKGPELFKIAVKSMEEVCRQVADRAGIELDDVNLVVGHQANRRIINAVAERLGVAVEKVFINVDRYGNTSAASVPIALDEAIEQGRVHDGDLVMLNACGGGLTWGANLLRW
- a CDS encoding ArsA family ATPase encodes the protein MLTQLFERRLIVVLGKGGVGKSTTSAALATCAARQGIRTLLMETDSRAPVAGTLGVERSFKPVPVRAGFSTMVLEGGHALDEYLALVLPARAVLKAVFASRLYQFFVQAAPGLRELMMLGKVCYELSPKDHRARWDLVVVDAPASGQALSLLKMPTAARATFGASVVGQEAENIERTLHDRKLCAIVEVTTPETLAVSELLETQKALAAMDFPPAAIFLNRAATTDFSAGDVMQFARRAEATHGLRHLEQLTEAARAELARAAQTPRAHAKLARLSRASIMELPDLPGRNAETLVTHLASFFASRLNSGGVRHDAAKG
- a CDS encoding DUF2939 domain-containing protein, which gives rise to MPRFIVRHITAILITLVVAWWAIFYLPQSPTWAVLWLRNAVQNRDGDAAVQYIDFQSVVQHAAKEVVAQNAGNNPLGSFVGQAAVQLLAGPLSQVAESWAKQKVNDGDPNLQIPAAAVAGSLVALHRQGDSAWTKFTDRKGQTWEIHLLRENGRWQITEVKDAKVLLQKLQEHEAKQLNPGP
- the typA gene encoding translational GTPase TypA, whose translation is MAIVAHVDHGKTTLVDAMLQQSGVFRANENVQERVMDSFALERERGITIMAKNTSITWGETRINIVDTPGHSDFGGEVERTISMVDGILLLVDACEGPLPQTRFVLKKALEAGLPAIVCINKIDRSDARTPEVLDEIYDLFIDLEAREDQLDFPVFYTNARAGTATAKRDVSGTDLAPLFDAIVAHLPGPEVQTGGVVQFQANNLDYDDYVGRLAIGRLIGGSLVAGGTYSLCRLDDSRVTVKVSRLYCWRGLKRIEVPRSDAGDIVIVAGVEDMAIGETISDLENPQPLPRIRIDEPTVAITFSVNNSPWAGREGDYVTSRKLGERLELEARRNVSVKIDQLTPDSWRMLGRGELQLAVIVETMRREGYELQVSRPTVVTREVGGEKHEPMELLVVDIPEEHIGTVTQMLSTRKAKMRTMVTHAGGRARLEYDIPARGLIGFRGRFLESTRGSGVMHSIFNGYGPWCGTIMSRANGAMVSDREGVATPYAIFHLQERGRFFVAPGQPVYEGMIVGEYSREINLPVNVCREKKLSNMRAVGHDEAVRVSPPRVMSLDLALEWIDEEELVEVTPKSVRMRNRVLKTALRNKHRVGFAESAAVEMAESNS